The following are from one region of the Cytobacillus firmus genome:
- a CDS encoding helix-turn-helix transcriptional regulator: protein MNKEIIKVIRKSYNMTQRDFARVVSCSFSLIALVEVGKRRVTADLENKIKIAFDLDDQQMQSLASLVSEISKAPPFM, encoded by the coding sequence ATGAACAAAGAAATAATTAAAGTAATCAGAAAGAGCTATAACATGACACAGCGTGATTTCGCAAGAGTTGTCAGCTGCAGCTTCTCTTTAATAGCTCTGGTTGAGGTGGGCAAGAGAAGAGTAACAGCTGATCTGGAAAACAAGATCAAAATTGCTTTTGACCTCGATGACCAGCAGATGCAGTCACTTGCTTCTCTTGTTTCGGAAATCAGCAAAGCCCCCCCTTTCATGTAA
- a CDS encoding exonuclease domain-containing protein has translation MRFHPFVQFVRGIQGKLQTNMLGGINGQNPQHIAFIRQMQRELENADLKAIPLGNLDVVVFDIETTGFYPDKGDQIISIGAVKTISGKVSEDCFYSLVHFDKSLPSEIKELTGLYESDLEKAPPLSGVLISFLEFVKEMPLVAHHANHEKSFMQYSSWKLFHTPFKHRILDTSFLYRIADPNKPLRKLEDLCEFYGIPVKGRHHALGDAKLTALLWCRLIEEVHKSGCSNLKEVYERLARLS, from the coding sequence ATGAGGTTCCATCCTTTTGTCCAATTTGTCAGAGGTATTCAGGGTAAACTTCAGACTAACATGTTAGGTGGAATAAATGGTCAGAATCCGCAGCATATAGCATTTATTAGACAAATGCAGAGGGAGCTGGAGAATGCAGATTTAAAGGCTATCCCCTTAGGAAATTTAGATGTGGTTGTCTTTGATATTGAGACAACTGGATTTTATCCTGATAAAGGGGATCAAATTATTTCGATTGGTGCTGTTAAAACAATTAGCGGTAAAGTCAGTGAAGACTGTTTTTATTCACTTGTTCACTTTGATAAGTCTCTTCCAAGTGAAATAAAGGAGCTGACAGGTTTATATGAGTCTGATTTAGAAAAAGCTCCGCCCCTCTCAGGGGTATTGATTAGCTTCCTTGAGTTTGTTAAGGAAATGCCGCTGGTGGCCCATCATGCGAACCATGAGAAAAGCTTTATGCAGTATAGCAGCTGGAAGCTTTTCCACACGCCATTTAAGCATAGGATTTTAGATACTTCCTTCCTTTATAGAATAGCTGACCCTAATAAACCATTAAGAAAATTAGAAGACCTTTGTGAATTTTATGGCATCCCTGTTAAGGGTCGCCATCATGCTCTGGGAGATGCAAAACTGACAGCTCTCCTGTGGTGTCGCCTAATCGAGGAAGTTCATAAATCAGGGTGCTCAAACTTAAAAGAAGTTTACGAGCGCCTGGCCAGGTTAAGCTGA
- a CDS encoding DUF294 nucleotidyltransferase-like domain-containing protein, whose protein sequence is MESSFNSYQSLKKWKDEQILRYRSDPSALNDFHDSIMKEVFRIALERIKIERASSWKFAWFTMGSSGRREQGFLSDQDHGLVFEPGADEAEVYFLELGEEISKGLQAVGYPYCEGNVMSSNPLWCKSFSEWNEQIHAWIQEESLQTIRNLHIFYDSRVLAGEEKYIAELKSFITVNIQKSPHLLTRMMETTMHMKKSVGPFGQLLTEEKGSHQGELDLKYSAFIPYVNAVRILAVKEGIQATSTIARINKVMKINEYEGMGKYRNNFAALLKWRLQSYRQTDTYDDTHYIQLKTLSISERNELRDILKDAKKLHQFVVRTIQKGAG, encoded by the coding sequence ATGGAATCATCATTTAATTCTTATCAATCCCTGAAAAAATGGAAAGATGAACAGATTTTAAGATACCGCTCAGATCCCAGCGCTCTGAATGATTTTCACGATTCTATCATGAAAGAAGTTTTTCGCATAGCTTTGGAGAGAATTAAAATTGAAAGAGCATCCTCATGGAAATTTGCATGGTTCACAATGGGCAGCTCGGGGAGAAGGGAGCAGGGCTTTCTGAGTGACCAGGACCATGGATTGGTGTTTGAACCGGGGGCTGATGAAGCGGAAGTGTATTTTTTAGAGCTGGGGGAGGAAATTTCAAAAGGTCTGCAGGCAGTTGGATATCCATATTGCGAAGGGAATGTGATGAGTTCTAATCCGCTATGGTGCAAATCATTCTCTGAATGGAATGAACAAATCCATGCATGGATACAGGAGGAGAGTCTGCAGACGATAAGGAATCTCCACATTTTTTATGACAGCAGAGTGCTGGCAGGCGAGGAAAAGTATATAGCTGAATTGAAGTCTTTTATTACCGTGAACATTCAAAAAAGCCCACATCTGCTGACCAGAATGATGGAGACCACCATGCATATGAAAAAGTCGGTAGGTCCATTTGGCCAGCTTCTGACAGAGGAGAAGGGAAGCCATCAAGGGGAGCTGGATCTCAAATACTCTGCATTTATACCTTATGTAAATGCTGTTAGAATCCTTGCTGTGAAAGAAGGAATTCAGGCCACATCTACTATTGCCCGAATCAATAAAGTTATGAAAATAAATGAATATGAGGGAATGGGGAAATATCGAAATAATTTTGCTGCTTTGTTAAAATGGAGGCTTCAGTCATACAGGCAAACAGATACCTATGATGATACTCACTACATTCAGCTTAAAACCTTATCAATATCAGAGCGAAATGAACTGAGAGATATTTTAAAGGATGCCAAAAAACTTCATCAGTTTGTGGTAAGGACCATTCAAAAGGGTGCAGGTTGA
- a CDS encoding ammonium transporter: MDATFLMNSLWVMLGAILVIFMLGGFIMLEAGSTRMKNAGHIAGKTIFTFGLSSLVFWALGFGFIFGDHANFLVGLSSFFYSGAELEGMSLSSSVFFVFQLAFAGISITIALGGFAERAKLSVYLIFTVLFCAIVYPVIAHWVWGGGWLAEHGKQDFAGSTVVHLTGAMAALAATILLKPRIGKFNQDGSANNIYGHNQVYTALGVLILWVGWFGFNAGSTLTVEDGFFGFVALNTNLAAGAGAVAALFISWVVMGKSDVPTMLNGALAGLVAITASCAFVDTWAAVVIGFVSGILVFYSVRFFEKRKIDDPIFALSVHGAAGVWGTLSTGFFTTPELASVGKPGLFYGGGFEQLGVQLMGVAASGLYAFAVSFIILAVAGKVLRGLRVTEEEEIMGLDLSEHGSYGYPEVFMADENKKISS; encoded by the coding sequence TTGGATGCCACATTTTTAATGAATAGTCTTTGGGTGATGCTTGGAGCAATTTTAGTCATTTTTATGCTAGGCGGTTTCATTATGCTCGAAGCCGGTTCGACCAGGATGAAAAATGCAGGGCATATTGCAGGTAAAACGATTTTTACCTTTGGTTTATCATCATTGGTGTTCTGGGCCCTGGGCTTTGGTTTCATATTTGGCGACCATGCAAATTTTCTGGTTGGTCTTTCAAGTTTTTTTTACTCAGGTGCAGAGCTTGAGGGGATGAGCTTATCTTCTTCTGTATTCTTCGTATTTCAGCTGGCATTTGCCGGTATTTCCATTACGATTGCACTAGGCGGATTTGCTGAACGTGCAAAACTATCCGTTTACCTCATTTTCACCGTATTATTTTGCGCTATTGTTTATCCTGTCATTGCACATTGGGTCTGGGGAGGCGGCTGGCTTGCTGAACACGGCAAACAGGACTTTGCTGGCTCAACAGTTGTTCACTTAACAGGTGCTATGGCAGCCTTGGCTGCTACTATCTTGCTTAAGCCTCGAATTGGAAAGTTTAACCAAGACGGTTCGGCCAACAATATCTATGGCCATAACCAGGTATATACAGCCCTGGGTGTGCTGATCCTGTGGGTTGGCTGGTTCGGGTTTAACGCCGGCAGCACATTGACTGTAGAAGATGGTTTCTTTGGATTTGTCGCTCTTAATACAAATCTTGCTGCCGGAGCAGGTGCAGTTGCCGCCCTGTTTATTTCATGGGTGGTTATGGGAAAATCCGATGTGCCGACAATGCTTAATGGCGCTCTGGCAGGTCTGGTGGCCATTACAGCTTCCTGTGCTTTTGTTGATACATGGGCGGCTGTTGTCATAGGGTTTGTATCAGGAATCCTTGTATTCTACAGTGTGCGTTTCTTTGAAAAGAGAAAAATCGATGATCCGATCTTTGCTCTATCTGTTCATGGTGCTGCCGGGGTATGGGGAACATTATCAACTGGATTCTTTACCACACCTGAGTTAGCATCAGTCGGTAAACCTGGGTTGTTCTATGGGGGAGGCTTCGAACAGCTGGGAGTTCAGTTAATGGGTGTCGCAGCTTCCGGCCTTTATGCTTTTGCTGTATCCTTCATTATTTTGGCAGTTGCCGGGAAGGTATTGAGAGGACTTCGGGTAACAGAGGAAGAAGAAATTATGGGGTTGGATTTAAGTGAACATGGTAGCTATGGTTATCCTGAAGTCTTCATGGCTGATGAAAACAAAAAGATAAGCTCGTAA
- a CDS encoding alpha/beta-type small acid-soluble spore protein → MARNKLLVPGAGNVLDQMKQEIANEFGVQLGADTTARANGSVGGEMTKRLVAMAEQQLKNQQNQ, encoded by the coding sequence ATGGCAAGAAACAAACTTTTGGTACCCGGTGCAGGAAATGTATTGGATCAAATGAAACAGGAAATTGCCAATGAGTTTGGAGTTCAGCTTGGTGCTGATACAACCGCACGAGCAAATGGTTCTGTCGGCGGGGAAATGACTAAGCGCCTTGTCGCAATGGCAGAGCAGCAGCTTAAAAACCAGCAAAATCAGTAA
- the menC gene encoding o-succinylbenzoate synthase translates to MEIKSIVLRHVKMELLNPFTTSVGTEVDKDFILVEVKSKSGQSGWAESVSIMEPIYNEETVKTNWHIMSDHLIPILFASEIRHPDDVSEAFRPIKGNFNAKAALEGAVWDLYARESGISLSKALGGEKEKIEVGVSVGIQESEIKMLKQIEGYVNEGYQRIKVKIKPDWDVHILKAIRAQFPDIKLMADANCAYTLNDIDHLQRMEEFNLMMIEQPLDHDDIIDHAKLQSHLNTPICLDESIHTFEDARKAIELGSCRIINLKIGRVGGLTESRKIHDLCRDHNIPMWCGGMLEAGIGRAHNLAITSLSNFTLPGDTAPSSHYWKEDIIEPEVTMDNGFIFVPQGPGIGYEPNRCKIEDVTLYSRTFSKK, encoded by the coding sequence ATGGAAATTAAAAGCATCGTTTTAAGGCACGTGAAAATGGAGCTGCTGAATCCGTTTACAACAAGTGTCGGAACAGAAGTGGATAAGGACTTTATTTTGGTGGAAGTAAAATCAAAAAGCGGACAATCAGGCTGGGCGGAGTCGGTCTCCATTATGGAGCCGATTTACAATGAAGAAACAGTTAAAACAAATTGGCATATTATGAGTGATCATTTAATACCCATCCTTTTTGCATCAGAGATTCGGCACCCTGATGATGTTTCAGAAGCATTCAGACCAATAAAGGGAAATTTTAATGCCAAAGCAGCGCTGGAGGGTGCAGTCTGGGACCTTTATGCCAGGGAAAGTGGGATATCGCTCTCAAAAGCTCTGGGCGGAGAAAAGGAAAAAATAGAAGTGGGCGTTAGTGTCGGCATTCAGGAGTCGGAAATAAAGATGCTTAAACAAATTGAAGGATACGTAAATGAGGGTTACCAGCGGATTAAAGTGAAAATTAAGCCTGACTGGGATGTGCATATCTTAAAAGCCATCCGTGCCCAATTTCCTGATATTAAGCTGATGGCTGATGCTAATTGCGCCTACACACTTAATGATATTGATCATCTTCAAAGGATGGAGGAGTTTAATCTAATGATGATTGAACAGCCTTTGGATCATGATGATATTATCGACCATGCTAAGCTTCAAAGTCATTTGAACACACCAATTTGCCTGGATGAAAGTATACATACCTTTGAGGATGCCAGAAAGGCGATTGAGCTTGGAAGCTGCAGAATCATAAACTTAAAAATTGGCCGGGTTGGCGGGCTTACAGAGTCAAGAAAAATTCACGACCTTTGCAGAGATCATAATATTCCGATGTGGTGCGGCGGAATGCTTGAAGCAGGAATAGGACGTGCACATAATTTAGCTATAACTTCCCTATCCAATTTTACACTTCCAGGTGATACAGCCCCGTCTTCCCATTACTGGAAAGAAGATATCATCGAACCTGAAGTCACTATGGACAACGGTTTTATATTCGTGCCTCAGGGCCCGGGAATTGGCTATGAGCCTAATCGCTGTAAAATAGAGGATGTAACTCTTTATAGCCGTACTTTTTCAAAAAAATAA
- a CDS encoding GNAT family N-acetyltransferase: protein MKQEALTSLVIKNLHTVKDLEAVYELEARIWSVEEAVPVNHTVATVKNGGFVLGAFLEEELVGFQYSFPGFDGTKAYLCSHSLGIHPEYRASGIGEKLKYAQKQTALEKGYDLISWTYDPLETVNANLNLHKLGAECTQYIENAYGEMSDHMNAGIPSDRFLVEWRIQDEGPVRQLSAEILPRALETGVAGGLAVPGSLNLDYENEKILIPVPGNFQEIKKRDFELALKWRKSTKEAFAHYLSKGWIVTDLIKDEAAESQYLYLLEKR from the coding sequence ATGAAGCAAGAAGCATTAACATCACTGGTCATTAAAAACCTTCACACAGTTAAGGATCTTGAAGCTGTATACGAACTTGAAGCAAGAATATGGAGTGTGGAAGAAGCTGTGCCGGTTAATCATACGGTGGCAACCGTTAAAAATGGAGGGTTTGTGTTAGGCGCGTTCCTGGAAGAGGAACTGGTCGGTTTTCAATATAGTTTTCCCGGTTTTGACGGCACAAAGGCGTATCTCTGCTCCCACAGCCTGGGGATTCACCCGGAGTACCGGGCATCGGGGATTGGTGAAAAGCTGAAATATGCTCAAAAACAGACAGCGCTTGAGAAAGGCTATGATCTCATTTCCTGGACATACGACCCTCTTGAGACAGTTAATGCCAATCTCAATCTTCATAAGCTCGGGGCTGAATGTACTCAATATATAGAAAATGCTTATGGTGAAATGTCAGATCATATGAATGCAGGCATACCATCTGACCGATTTTTAGTGGAGTGGAGAATTCAAGATGAAGGTCCTGTGCGCCAATTGTCTGCTGAAATTCTGCCAAGGGCATTAGAAACAGGGGTCGCTGGAGGTTTGGCTGTTCCTGGAAGTTTAAATTTAGATTATGAAAATGAAAAAATTCTTATTCCGGTCCCAGGGAATTTCCAGGAAATTAAAAAGCGGGATTTTGAATTGGCTTTGAAATGGAGAAAGAGCACGAAAGAAGCTTTTGCTCATTATCTCAGTAAAGGCTGGATTGTAACAGATCTTATAAAGGACGAGGCTGCGGAAAGTCAATACTTATATCTTTTGGAAAAGAGATAA
- a CDS encoding YjiH family protein — MSSLSKKIIKEKETASYTSGDYLKFLIPSLIGVLLFMVPIQGEDGITIPVAYLANQINGLLGASIPAITVTIMALSVIGSLIAVIFKPAFILNSPYLNKLLNVSKFWVAARLLGTVFAIITLFEIGLEPVYSENTGALLIYDLIPILFTTFLLAGLLLPLLLNFGLLEFFGALLIKVMRPVFKLPGRSSLDCLASWVGDGTIGVLLTTKQYEEGYYTKREAAVVATTFSVVSITFTIVIIQYLNLEQYFIHYYLTIVLAGLVAAVVMPRIPPLSRKADTAYEGTVMKEETSIPSHTTPVKWGLNNAIKKARTNNSAAAVVKEGFENVLDMWMGVLPIVMAIGTVALVIAEFTPAFTILGKPFEPILALMQIPEAAEAAQTMVVGFADMFLPAVIGSGIESEMTRFVIACVSVTQLVYMSEMGGLLLGSNLPVSIKDLILIFLLRTMITLPIVAAVAHIIF; from the coding sequence ATGAGCAGTCTTTCAAAGAAAATCATTAAGGAGAAGGAAACGGCATCCTATACATCGGGGGACTATTTAAAATTTTTAATTCCCTCTCTGATCGGGGTTTTACTATTTATGGTGCCGATTCAAGGAGAAGATGGGATTACGATCCCGGTTGCATATTTAGCAAATCAAATTAACGGGTTGCTGGGTGCTTCCATACCTGCGATTACTGTTACTATAATGGCTCTATCAGTTATTGGTTCACTGATAGCAGTAATTTTTAAACCTGCCTTTATCTTAAACAGCCCATATTTGAACAAATTGCTAAATGTGAGTAAATTTTGGGTAGCAGCCCGTTTGCTTGGAACAGTTTTTGCTATTATTACTTTATTTGAGATTGGTCTGGAACCAGTATATTCAGAGAACACGGGCGCACTATTAATCTATGATCTAATTCCGATCCTGTTTACTACATTTCTTCTGGCAGGTTTATTGCTGCCGCTTTTATTAAATTTTGGCCTGCTCGAATTTTTTGGTGCATTATTGATTAAAGTTATGAGGCCTGTTTTTAAGCTGCCGGGACGTTCTTCGCTTGATTGTCTGGCATCATGGGTAGGTGATGGGACAATTGGAGTCCTGCTGACAACAAAACAATATGAAGAAGGATATTATACAAAGCGGGAGGCGGCAGTTGTTGCAACTACCTTCTCGGTTGTTTCCATAACGTTTACGATTGTCATTATTCAGTATTTAAATTTAGAGCAATATTTCATACATTACTATTTAACAATTGTCCTTGCTGGTCTGGTGGCAGCTGTAGTAATGCCGCGGATTCCGCCATTATCCAGAAAAGCTGATACTGCTTATGAAGGGACAGTGATGAAGGAGGAAACTTCTATTCCTTCACATACTACACCTGTTAAATGGGGATTAAATAATGCAATAAAAAAGGCACGTACCAATAATAGTGCAGCAGCAGTTGTAAAAGAGGGTTTTGAGAACGTTCTGGACATGTGGATGGGAGTTTTGCCAATTGTCATGGCCATTGGGACGGTTGCCCTGGTAATTGCTGAATTCACTCCTGCTTTTACGATTCTTGGCAAGCCGTTTGAACCGATCCTGGCTCTCATGCAAATCCCGGAAGCGGCAGAAGCGGCCCAGACAATGGTGGTTGGATTTGCTGATATGTTCCTTCCGGCTGTGATCGGGAGCGGCATTGAAAGTGAAATGACAAGATTTGTCATAGCCTGTGTCTCTGTAACACAGCTGGTTTATATGTCTGAAATGGGCGGTCTGCTTTTAGGGTCGAATCTCCCTGTCAGCATAAAAGATTTAATTCTTATTTTTCTTCTGCGCACGATGATTACGCTGCCGATTGTTGCTGCTGTAGCTCATATTATATTTTAG
- a CDS encoding MurR/RpiR family transcriptional regulator: MNKKTMSQMIKDSFPTLSPGQRKAAEFIMEHADEAVLLTAFQVGRSAGVSETTVIRLAYALGFSGYSEMQDRIRKEWLAGKQHDTIDPSEEDAAKENLFKRVIDQEREILRQLLDQVDERELWKAIDALIQADRVYIGGFGSSFAAAYWFYYTLKQMRVNVYISGLHGFLPEDVCDLTEQSAVVIFSFPRYRKETLKLALFAERKGSGVIAITDRQLSPIGQLAAVTLTTNELMDSGHHSIASVISLLEVLVAGIEERNHENIAKRQQDLEVLYSNMELFIE, encoded by the coding sequence ATGAATAAGAAAACAATGAGCCAGATGATCAAAGATAGCTTTCCCACCCTCTCGCCAGGACAGAGGAAAGCAGCAGAATTTATTATGGAGCATGCCGATGAAGCGGTGCTTTTAACAGCATTTCAAGTTGGGAGAAGTGCAGGGGTCAGTGAGACAACGGTCATCCGGCTTGCATATGCACTTGGGTTCAGCGGTTATTCCGAAATGCAGGATCGAATCAGAAAAGAGTGGCTTGCCGGGAAACAACATGACACCATAGATCCTTCTGAAGAGGATGCTGCGAAAGAGAACCTTTTTAAGAGGGTCATTGATCAAGAGAGGGAAATACTTCGGCAATTGCTTGATCAGGTTGATGAAAGAGAGCTTTGGAAAGCAATTGATGCCTTAATTCAGGCAGACAGGGTTTATATTGGGGGTTTTGGCAGCTCTTTTGCGGCCGCATACTGGTTCTATTACACTCTTAAACAAATGAGGGTAAATGTTTATATCTCAGGCCTTCACGGTTTTCTTCCTGAGGATGTGTGTGATTTGACAGAACAGTCCGCAGTTGTCATTTTTTCTTTTCCGCGCTATCGAAAAGAAACCTTGAAGCTGGCTTTATTTGCAGAGAGGAAAGGCTCCGGGGTTATTGCTATCACAGACAGGCAGCTTTCGCCGATCGGGCAGCTGGCTGCAGTCACACTTACTACCAACGAACTCATGGATAGTGGGCATCATTCCATTGCTTCGGTTATTAGTTTATTGGAGGTGCTGGTTGCAGGTATCGAAGAACGAAATCATGAAAATATTGCAAAAAGGCAGCAGGACCTGGAAGTTCTTTATTCAAATATGGAGTTATTTATTGAATAA